A window from Bacteroidota bacterium encodes these proteins:
- the nuoF gene encoding NADH-quinone oxidoreductase subunit NuoF yields the protein MARKLLLDKAHVENIRLYDVYRREGGYRSVEKALKSMTPDQVTDQVKKSGLRGRGGAGFPTGMKWGFLAKPEGVPRYLVVNADESEPGTFKDRYLMEFIPHLLIEGMITSSYALGSNRSYIYIRGEYSWIVDILEQAIAEAKNNGWLGKNILGSGFDCDIYVQRGAGAYICGEETALLESLEGKRGNPRIKPPFPAVKGLWDCPTVVNNVETIAAVVPIINDGGEEYAKIGIGKSTGTKLISACGNIKKQGVYEIDMTISVEEFIYSDEYCGGIANGRKLKACIPGGSSVPILPANLLLKTAKGEARMMNYESLADGGFATGSMMGSGGFVVLDDNQCVVKHTYTLARFYRHESCGQCSPCREGTGWMEKILLNIDNGKGKMSDIDLLWDIQRKIEGNTICPLGDAAAWPVAAAIRHFRDEFEWHVENPAECLKRNYGLANYAKELAVG from the coding sequence ATGGCAAGAAAATTATTATTAGACAAAGCACATGTTGAGAACATCAGGCTCTATGATGTGTACCGCCGTGAAGGTGGCTACCGCAGCGTGGAGAAGGCATTAAAGTCAATGACACCTGACCAGGTAACTGACCAGGTAAAGAAAAGCGGTTTGCGTGGTCGTGGTGGTGCAGGTTTTCCTACGGGAATGAAATGGGGGTTTCTTGCAAAACCAGAAGGAGTGCCACGTTATCTCGTTGTGAATGCTGATGAATCGGAACCCGGAACATTCAAGGATAGGTATTTGATGGAATTCATTCCTCATCTGTTGATCGAAGGAATGATCACATCTTCTTATGCACTCGGTTCAAATCGTTCTTATATCTATATACGTGGCGAATATTCATGGATCGTTGATATACTCGAACAAGCAATTGCTGAAGCAAAGAATAATGGATGGCTCGGTAAAAATATTTTAGGTAGCGGCTTTGATTGTGATATCTATGTTCAACGTGGCGCCGGTGCTTATATCTGTGGTGAAGAAACGGCTTTGCTCGAATCGCTGGAAGGCAAAAGAGGTAACCCGAGAATTAAACCGCCGTTCCCTGCGGTTAAAGGTTTATGGGATTGCCCTACAGTAGTGAATAATGTAGAAACAATTGCGGCGGTTGTTCCAATTATAAATGATGGAGGTGAAGAATATGCAAAGATTGGTATTGGAAAATCAACAGGAACGAAACTCATAAGTGCTTGTGGTAATATTAAAAAGCAGGGTGTATATGAAATTGACATGACGATCTCTGTTGAAGAATTTATTTACAGTGATGAATACTGTGGTGGTATTGCAAACGGCAGAAAATTGAAAGCCTGTATTCCCGGAGGCTCATCCGTTCCTATTTTACCTGCTAATCTTTTATTGAAAACAGCAAAAGGTGAAGCAAGGATGATGAACTATGAAAGTTTGGCTGACGGCGGTTTCGCAACAGGCAGTATGATGGGATCTGGTGGCTTCGTTGTGTTAGATGATAACCAATGTGTAGTTAAACATACTTATACGCTTGCAAGATTCTATCGTCATGAAAGTTGCGGGCAATGTTCTCCTTGCCGCGAAGGAACGGGTTGGATGGAAAAAATTCTGTTGAATATAGATAATGGAAAAGGAAAGATGAGTGATATTGATCTGCTTTGGGATATTCAAAGAAAGATAGAAGGGAATACAATTTGCCCCTTGGGTGATGCAGCAGCATGGCCGGTAGCAGCAGCTATCCGTCATTTCAGGGATGAGTTTGAATGGCATGTTGAAAATCCTGCAGAATGCCTGAAAAGAAATTATGGTTTGGCGAATTATGCAAAGGAACTGGCTGTGGGATGA
- a CDS encoding NADH-quinone oxidoreductase subunit D — translation MKEHEHIRLPEGSIEKTTTTLNLGPTHPATHGVFQNILELDGERIVSSEQTVGYIHRAFEKLAERRPLAQITTLTDRLNYCSSPINNMGWHMTCEKLLGVETPKRVDYLRIIIMELSRISDHLICNSIVGVDAGAYTGFLYVMQYRELIYEIYEEVCGARLTTNIGRIGGFERNFNDIAFQKLDKFLTEYPAVLREFESLFMRNRIFMERTQGTGAISAERALNYGFTGPNLRAAGVDYDVRVHTPYCSYQDFDFVIPVGNTGDNYDRWLVRSQEMWQSLSIIEQAYRKVQEFKGAEAEIYHADVPEYYLPEKEDVYTKMEALIYHFKIVMGETEIPSGEVYHGIEAGNGELGFYLISDGGRTPYRLHFRRPCFIYYQAYAELTKGQMLSDAIMTMSSLNLIAGELDA, via the coding sequence ATGAAAGAACATGAACACATAAGATTACCGGAAGGTTCGATTGAAAAAACAACAACGACTCTGAACCTCGGACCAACTCACCCGGCCACACATGGTGTGTTTCAAAATATTCTTGAACTCGATGGAGAACGGATCGTTTCTTCAGAACAAACTGTAGGTTACATTCATCGTGCATTTGAAAAGCTGGCTGAACGCAGACCGCTTGCACAAATAACAACTCTTACAGATCGTCTCAACTATTGCTCATCACCCATTAATAACATGGGTTGGCATATGACCTGCGAAAAACTTTTGGGTGTTGAAACTCCTAAGCGGGTCGATTATCTCCGCATTATCATCATGGAGCTTTCAAGAATTTCAGACCATCTGATATGTAACTCTATTGTGGGTGTGGATGCAGGTGCTTACACGGGGTTCCTCTATGTGATGCAATATCGTGAACTGATCTATGAGATCTATGAAGAAGTATGTGGTGCAAGATTAACAACTAATATCGGACGCATTGGTGGTTTCGAAAGAAACTTCAATGATATCGCTTTTCAAAAATTAGATAAATTTTTAACTGAATACCCGGCTGTGCTTCGTGAGTTTGAAAGCTTATTTATGCGCAACCGGATATTTATGGAACGTACGCAAGGTACAGGTGCTATCAGCGCCGAACGTGCATTGAATTATGGTTTCACCGGCCCGAACTTGCGTGCAGCAGGTGTTGATTATGATGTACGGGTGCACACTCCGTATTGCAGTTACCAGGATTTTGATTTTGTAATTCCGGTTGGCAACACAGGCGATAATTATGATCGCTGGCTCGTACGCAGTCAGGAAATGTGGCAGAGCTTAAGTATTATTGAACAAGCTTACAGGAAAGTACAGGAGTTTAAAGGTGCAGAAGCAGAAATATATCATGCTGATGTTCCTGAGTATTATTTGCCGGAGAAAGAAGATGTGTACACAAAGATGGAAGCTCTTATCTATCATTTTAAAATTGTAATGGGAGAAACAGAAATTCCTTCCGGTGAAGTTTATCATGGTATCGAAGCGGGAAATGGTGAGTTGGGATTTTATTTGATCAGTGATGGCGGACGTACTCCTTATCGTTTGCATTTCCGCAGGCCTTGTTTTATTTATTATCAAGCCTACGCAGAATTGACAAAAGGTCAAATGCTGAGTGATGCGATTATGACAATGAGTTCATTAAACTTAATAGCTGGCGAGTTAGACGCTTAA
- a CDS encoding 2Fe-2S iron-sulfur cluster binding domain-containing protein, protein MPEAPKLFKVTIDNITIEVEPGTSILQAARKIGGDVTPPAMCYYSSLKGSGGKCRTCLVEVAAGSTADPRPMPKLVASCRTNVMDGMVVKNITSPRVLDARAGVVEFLLINHPLDCPICDQAGECHLQDLGYEHGAEGTRFEFNRRTFKKHDLGPYIQLHMTRCILCYRCTYVADQLTDKRVHGVLDRGDHAEIATYIEKSLDNDFIGNVIDVCPVGALTDKTFRFKNRVWFTKPVDAHCNCDKCSGKVQLWMRGDEVLRVTVRKDEWGEVQCYDGKPGWICNTCRFDRKKASEWVIEGPSNINRHSVISQGHYVGLKTPEETIAKVMHGRAPKLLMDIHDISGVNDPGLDLSAIPGPATSKTFEKEK, encoded by the coding sequence ATGCCCGAAGCACCGAAATTATTTAAAGTAACTATTGATAATATCACCATCGAAGTGGAGCCGGGAACTTCTATACTCCAGGCTGCACGCAAAATTGGGGGTGACGTTACTCCCCCGGCGATGTGTTATTATTCCAGCCTGAAAGGAAGTGGTGGTAAATGCCGTACCTGTTTGGTGGAAGTAGCAGCAGGCAGTACTGCCGATCCGCGGCCGATGCCTAAACTGGTAGCAAGTTGCCGTACCAATGTAATGGATGGCATGGTGGTAAAAAATATTACCAGCCCGAGAGTATTGGATGCAAGAGCAGGGGTAGTCGAATTTTTATTGATCAATCACCCACTTGATTGCCCGATATGCGACCAGGCCGGTGAATGTCATTTGCAGGACCTGGGATATGAACATGGGGCAGAAGGAACAAGGTTTGAATTTAACCGCCGCACATTTAAGAAACATGACCTGGGCCCATACATTCAACTGCATATGACACGTTGCATTCTTTGCTATCGTTGTACTTATGTTGCTGATCAGTTAACGGATAAACGAGTACACGGCGTATTGGACAGGGGAGATCATGCAGAGATCGCAACTTATATTGAAAAGAGTTTGGATAATGACTTTATAGGAAATGTAATTGATGTATGCCCTGTTGGTGCATTAACGGATAAAACATTCCGGTTCAAAAACCGGGTATGGTTTACAAAACCGGTAGATGCACATTGCAATTGTGATAAATGCTCGGGTAAGGTACAATTATGGATGCGTGGTGATGAAGTGCTTCGTGTAACAGTAAGAAAAGATGAGTGGGGTGAAGTACAATGCTATGATGGCAAACCCGGATGGATATGCAATACTTGCAGGTTCGACAGGAAAAAAGCAAGCGAATGGGTAATTGAAGGGCCAAGCAATATCAACCGGCATTCAGTTATTTCGCAAGGACATTATGTAGGTTTAAAAACACCAGAAGAAACAATTGCGAAAGTGATGCATGGCAGGGCGCCGAAACTGTTGATGGATATTCATGATATAAGTGGTGTAAATGATCCGGGTTTAGATTTATCAGCAATACCCGGCCCGGCAACGAGTAAAACTTTTGAAAAAGAAAAATAG
- a CDS encoding nuclear transport factor 2 family protein has product MRLLFTIALFFTSLIATAQIDSAGLKITMQQLDKALLGKDEAVLKQVLHKNVSYAHSNGWIQSKDDILNDFKSGKLVYNKIENNSVRIVNISDKWATVATNTNAEGVVNGNAFKLVLQVMQVWMKTKKGWQLYARQSAKQG; this is encoded by the coding sequence ATGAGATTGTTGTTTACAATAGCATTGTTCTTTACAAGTTTGATCGCAACGGCGCAAATTGACAGTGCCGGTTTGAAAATAACAATGCAGCAACTGGATAAAGCATTGTTGGGAAAGGATGAAGCTGTTTTAAAACAAGTCTTGCACAAGAATGTCAGCTATGCTCATTCTAATGGATGGATACAAAGCAAGGATGATATTCTCAATGACTTTAAGTCGGGCAAACTGGTTTATAATAAGATTGAGAACAATAGTGTAAGAATAGTTAACATCAGTGATAAATGGGCGACAGTGGCAACGAATACAAATGCTGAAGGAGTAGTGAATGGAAATGCGTTTAAATTAGTTCTGCAAGTCATGCAGGTTTGGATGAAAACAAAAAAAGGTTGGCAATTATATGCAAGGCAGAGTGCAAAACAAGGATAA
- a CDS encoding NAD(P)H-dependent oxidoreductase subunit E, translating to MKFSDDKLKEVQRIINFYPEGKQKSAVIPVLHLAQQEFGGWLSSETMDYVASILSMEPIEVYEVATFYSMYNLKPVGKYMFEVCQTGPCMINGSDEIINYIYDKLGIKPGETSADGMFTLKTVECLGACGYAPMMQLGKNYREHLTKDKVDAIIKECREKAAVNN from the coding sequence ATGAAATTTTCTGACGATAAATTAAAAGAGGTACAGAGGATAATTAATTTTTATCCTGAAGGCAAGCAGAAATCTGCTGTGATCCCTGTTTTGCATTTAGCGCAGCAGGAATTTGGTGGCTGGCTGAGTTCTGAAACGATGGATTATGTTGCTTCAATATTAAGTATGGAGCCGATAGAAGTATATGAAGTGGCTACATTTTATAGCATGTATAATCTGAAACCTGTTGGCAAGTATATGTTTGAAGTTTGTCAAACAGGCCCCTGCATGATCAATGGCAGCGATGAGATCATTAATTATATTTATGATAAACTCGGCATTAAACCGGGTGAAACATCGGCTGATGGCATGTTTACTTTGAAAACGGTGGAATGTTTAGGCGCCTGCGGCTATGCGCCGATGATGCAGTTAGGCAAAAACTATCGGGAACACCTGACTAAAGATAAAGTGGATGCGATAATAAAAGAATGCAGGGAGAAGGCGGCCGTTAATAATTAA